The genomic segment tctttcttcaaaatGGTGATGAAATTCTTTCAGAATAATCGTTCCCTTCTGTTGCGGCTGCCCCCTCCTTTTTAGGGTACTTTGCCTTACCCTAATAGGAAAGTCAATTCCCACCTTGTCCTCAAAGTGCCACATCACCCAGCTGACTTAAGTTATTAAAATTCTAGCCACATAGGCGTTGATTTCACTCACTAAGTCCAGCTGTCTTCTAGCCACGTCACCTGCCTGATCCCTTGAATTGCTGTGTGGTGATGTTACAGCATTGAAGTAGCAACACGCCCCTTTCAGAATTCGTTTTTCCCCTTGCTTCCAGCAGTTCCCTTTCACATATTTTGTAAGCTTCCTTTCCTGATTAAAACAACACAGTAATTTACATaaaaacactaaaaaaaatattacaatacaaacTTAACTCTTACCCAGACTCACTACCTAGAATAACACACTAAAACTGACAAAATTACATGAAATAGGGACTCATTActctttttaattttgaaaagcaagttcaaagattataaaaataactctaagtCCTAGAGTTATCAGTATTCCATCTTTTAGATACCACAAATTGTCAACAGCAGCAACTAAATTACTTGTAACTAAACTATACTAAATTTCTATGACTAGAATGATAGTAAATGTAGAAGCAAATATTACATCTTTATGTTAATAAAACAGATCTAATGATCCACAGCACAAAAACCAATTGttatcttaaaaaataaaaaccaattgttatccacaacttaaaatacaacaaaaaaaatttagtCTCATAAGAAAAAGCATTCACTGCCCAAAATAGAAGTAGAGATTAGCTAACTTGTGTATATTTCAAAGCATCTATTCAAACCAATCATGTCACAAGGCATATGGAATAAACACCACAAGGCAAAACCagaaaactaaaaataactaggaaGCAGCCAATATGGAATAAACACCACAAGGCAAAAACAGAAAACTGCATGATCTCAAATAAAGATGCATAAACGCGATAGGCGATCCTAACAGACGAACAAGAAAAGAAGCTCACCATCTCAAAGCCATCTTAATAGGTGTTGTGAGACAAGACGTAAACACATCTGCAGGAAATTCAGCACTTTGTGGAAGAGTCTCATGTGCTTCACAAGCTCCAAGTAGAATGCAATCCCTTGTGGATCCAGAGGAGCTAGAAGCAACCCAATCATGAAGCTGCCAAACCATCAAATCAAGTcactatatttacaaatatatttatatataaatatctgaaTTACATCAGGGAAACATAAATCAAGAATTTGATTTTGAAGCTTCTCTCCAGTTAATATACAATATGGACTAGCATCCTAGAAACACCAATGACTCAAGAAATCAAGGAAACTGGACAAAAAAAGGACTTTTGGAAAAACATACTGATGCATACTCACACTTGCTTGAAAAACTTTGAGGTGTTAGGAATGTCATCATTTGCAGGAGGCAAGGACTTTGTTGCTAACTCATGAAGCATAGATTGCACAGATAAAAATTTCTCCCTCAGCATGACATTGTACTCGTACAAAcatttgagattcttttgaacaTCAGACATATCCATTTCTGAAGAATCCTTCAACTCTATAGCAAACAGCAACAAAATGGAATAACTACCGAGGCAAAGTAAATCCAAAAATGGTTAGAAGAATTTCCATAAAGAATGAAAAAAACATTTGCTCTCAGGCTTATGGCTTCAGAAATAACATTTCACAGCACCCGTCCTTGCCTCAAATAGGATGGCAAAGAAATGGACTAGCGATCAAAACTTTAGAGTAAGTTGTTACCTAAGGTAGGTGGTAGAGGAATGTTGGCATGAGATAAAGAGAATGAAACAAGCTGGGATGAACTTTCCTTGCATGATCCACCGGATTGTTGTTCTTCCTCATGTTTCTGTGACTGGAAAAGATGAGcatttcaaaattataaaattcaCGAGTACTTGACACACAAAGATGTGATTGCATATACATTTTTAAACCAGAAAATATAAAGCAAATAACACCTAAACAAGGAGGCAATGAGCTAGTTATTTATAtcaaaatatcattaaaaaagaGGTTGATATGCAAAATATCTCTAATAGGTTTGCAAACTAAGAGTGACATGGGCCATATTTTGAGCAACACCACAGTAAGTTAATATTTTGGACTGGCTTTTACAGCAAAAACTTATGGAATCTGGTTTAACTTCACATTGTCCATTTAAAAAGCTTGTGGAGAACATTGGACCTTCCAGTGGCAGCTTAAGATGGGACCAGAGACTAAGGACAGACATCAATAGTGAATGTACCATCTCAAAATTTTGGTAATACAGTTGGTACATTCGCTACCATAGAAGCCTATATATAATGTCTTCACTACTCTCATTCGGGGTTAAGAGAATCAGTAGAGAATTTTTTCAGTgtttttttgttctgttttttaAAGCATTTTTTTTAGAGTGTTTGTACATGGAGCAAGTCTCCCTTTGTGTAATTTTGTGCTTGATACTCAAGAAAGAATAAAGTCTAATCAGCCATTATTTGGGGCTATTCTACCTTGGATGCAGGCTTTTAATTGAGTTGAACCAAGTAATGTGTTtggtgtattttttgttttaaagtcttatcattttttattctatgtttctgCATTACTCTTTCTTGTTTTGCTGTTCTTTAAGGGTGTAGGATTTACACCACATTTCTAAAAGAGACTTGTTTAGTCCATATATGAATAGCAATAATCAGCACACATATCATATCAGAGCCTAACAGAGCAAGAAAATTGAATAACTGcttaaagaagaagaataaaagggTCATACCTAATCATTTTTTCAACCTGCTTTGCAACACTATATTCCAAATCTGCTTCTTTTTGCTTGGTGCGTCCAGATTTTGCCATCCTCTTTGATTCCAAAATTCTGGGTAGAACATAGAGCTGATATTCCTCATGCAAAAGTATATACTGCATATTTTAAAGTCAAGAAAACAGTcaacttcttcaatttgataacATGTTTCATTAGACAAATATAAATGGAAAGTCTCACCTCATCCCTAAATAATGTTAGAACTAGATTTTCTTTCAGTACCACCTGAAATAATCAACAAAAAAGAAAGAGGTGAGAAAAACAAGCAATACACTATTCCATTGAATAAATCAATCATGTTTTTAATGTTGTACTCTTCAACTAGATCATTCTATTCCACATCTTACAACGAAAAGAATTTCAATACAAATACTTAGCATGGTGATTACATTTATACAAAACTTATACCCTTTAACATGTGTACATACCATTGGCACAATTATAAAAGTTTTACAAATCACTTATGGCATTTATTTTATATGAAACAACCTTGTATTACAAATCACTTATGGCATATTAAGAAAATACTTATTGCATATATGGAATATatttgaataaaaagaaaaatcccATTTGTGTGCATAGTTGAAAGATTCTTTAAGCGACTAAAAACAGAGAACAATAATTAAAGACCCATTTAAGCTAAAATGCAAGATAAGATCAGTTAATGATGCAAAGAATCACacatggtaaaaggttcaatacTATGGATTACCATTTGAAAATGAAAATAGCATTTGGCTGGTTGCCTTTGACTTATAGACAATATCTGAACAAACTAAAGTTGTTATAATATATAACGAAAATAATTTCATATGCACACACACATGTGTGCTCTAATATCCCAGCATAAATCCCCAAAACTTGCTTGGTGGGTTCAAGTTCAAGTTAATCCCCAAAACTTGCTTGCTTGTCTGATTGCTTTTCCAGACTAGAATGAAAATTATGTTTCACTATGGCAAGAGAAATAGTTTTCTGAAGCTAGAGCTCCCACCATAAGAGTGAAATGAAAAGGAACCTATAAATGAAAATCCctaaaagtatgaaaaataagatataaatattGAGAACAGATTCATAACAAATGCACCTTAACAGTATTAACAAACACTTTTCATTTTCATAAAAGAAAAGCAATGCAAAACTAATACCCTCCAAGCTAGCAAGACTTCTCTTTCTGTAACAAAGGACATCACGTCGACACCAACTATAGGAGAACATGACTTAAGGGTCATGCCATTACGGATTAATGGCTCAGTATTTCCCTGTAAAGTTAACAGATTTGCAATCTacaaataaaagagcaatatcaGTTATCATTTTTCTTATAAACAGAATGACCaataaaatttttttaaataaataattaaaagtcagtaaattttatataaaaaatcatcttttttcagaaaaaaaaaatataaagacaAGAAAGTAAAAATTTCAATTAAAACTGAATAAACAAATCAGAGAAAGAACTAAAAATACAACTATTGCTTCTATAATAGTACATTAAAgtgtttaaaattttatattagattcaagatttaaattggAACCATATACCACTACATTAgcatccttatttggtttttgtACAATAATCATTTATGTTTGAGatttatatttaaaaacaaaattaaaggcATAATTTTACTTTATATACATATGTGagctagaaatatatttatttatttatttttgccatTTCCTTTTGTTACAGTGTCTTGAGAGCTTAAAAGTTGTCAATCTCAGATTTTCAAAGAATTTGATTCATATGCCAGATTTATCTCAAGCTAATTTGAAGAGTCTATTTCTTAAAAGTTGTGAGAGTTTGGAAGAAGCTCCTTCACTCAAATTTCAACAAATTCTTGCTCACAAGTGTTTTACAAAAGAAAATATAGTAGCAGAAACAAATTACAATATCAATTATAATGATATAGATTATAATCACATAAATTTAGTTTGCCTTTCTGTTCATCAAATAAGTTTGTGGTTTAATCACCAGTAGGTCAAAAAATGACTGTAGTACACACAATTAAAAAGTAGCACTTCTAGTAAGAAAAACATACCTCATCAAATGGAAAAGTACTAGGCTTGTCCAGTAATTATTGTTGCAACCTCTGGAGAAGGAAATTCAGCCAAATTAAGGGATAATAATACAACAGCTTCTATATAAACTCATTATAAAGATATCTGCTTTATAACCCCAACTAAAAGGACCCTATAATcccattaataaaaaattaaaaaaaaacactcaaTGGATCCTATAAAACCCATTGAACTGAATTATAATACTTAAAAAAGTTGCATATCGCAATACACATTGGCTAATTTACAAATTCCATGGCAAAAAATTTCACATAATAAGTTGTTTGTACATACCAATTAAGTCAATGAAATGAGTATAATACAACATGCTCCCGGTATCTACGCTGACCAGACACAGTCCTCAAGTGTCCATTCCCCGATTGGCCCAAGTGCTCCATTTCTGCAAAATGATGACATGTCAAGTTTCCATGTAACATGACAAAACATGTTGAGCAAAAATGAAACTCCTCAAAGTAATGTACAGCATCTATCACCTTGGCACCGGATTGTTTGTTGCATCCTCAATTAGCTTAACAGCCTCAGCTTTCTTGTCAGGTTGTAAAGCATACAGTAGTTCTGCAGCAGCAGCTCTGTGCATTAAGGAATCTGCAGAAAGCCAATGACAAAGGGGAAAAGGTTAACCAAAATGGCATAAGACATGATGGATTATGCACTGAATTACACTGAACAAGTTTGACAATCACCTTTATGTTTCTCTAAGAAAATCTTGTTCACCTCGATCAGAGATTTCTCATGCAAAATACTattaaaagagaaagaaaaaaagaagaaagaaggaaagaaaatagtTAATTTAATGCTAAATATGTACAGGCACAAAAAAGAGACAGGAAAGTAGAAAAAGAACCTTATTGTTGGGCATTCTGCTTCCAAGACACTCGAAATGAGTTTCTCAGCATCTGTAACTGGAGTGGGCATCGAGTCCACTTTATGGAAGAATTTAatctatatttaagcagttaacaATAAGTTTGAGTGGAATAGACAGATCACCACAAACTGATAAGAACATATACAAACACGATGGCCATAGATAATAGAGATACATACTAAACAGCGATGTGTATCTGGGTGTTCAGCGTTCAACCTCAGTAGTTGCTTTACAGCCTGCACTCCAAAGACAATTTAGTCATCAGTTGGCCTTATGCAGCTCAAGACAAAAAGAGGGGTCAGAATAAAAGCTTCTCAGCCACACGCTTAAACAAAAGCTTACCTGAAAGGCAAGCAAAACCTTCTGTTTTTTCACATTCACTTCAAAAGAAAGCAAGTGTGTTTCTAACAAATCAAGGGAGTTCTTTTGAAGCAACTTCAAGTACTTTGTAGCTTCTAAAAGTGGATCTTCTACCtgaataaacacataaatatcagACAGGGCAACACTTTTCCTAGAGATGTCCGACAAACAATTAAGGAAAATACAAAACACAATTAAGGAACCTTCGAAATAAATAAAGGAACCTGCAACAATTTCTCCCCATGGGGATCTGGATCAACAGGTTTCACATTTCGTTTCCCAGTCTTTAAGACACTATTAGCATTGGattcttcatttttaccttcatCCTCCTAAAAGAATGCTAAACATTAGGATAAAAATAAATGTAGGGGAATGGTGCGAAAAGCTACAGAAGTCAGAAACATTACTTTCTTAGCTCGAGCCTCGGATTTTCTCAATTTTtgcctcattttctttttctgaGAAGGAGGCAACTTGGACATCTCATCGTCTTCCTCAGTGGCTGACTTTGGAGGGGAATCATACAACTTTATATAGCATCTGCAGATGAAAACCCACAACCAACATATAAATACAGAGCAAAAATTAACAATGTATTACACCGCAAGAAAATGACAATCCAGCAAAACTTTGATACTATAATATTCCATACCTTTTGCATCAGGGCAACAACCATTTCAGGACTCTCTGGTATTCCATGGTCCAGGAATGCCTACAGTAAAATAATGCTTTTATTTTACTTATGACAGCTTTAGAAAATATACATAAAAGAAACAAAAAGAAGCTGAGTACTAGATGAGGTCATCTATATACGTTCATCATGCAAGAATTATAGATATTGATCCAGAAAGCAAGCTTCTCCTGATGAGTGAGTGTCTGTAACTTGACAGAAGTAAGCTTCTCCGAAAataatttagaaataaaaaatcTACATAGCAGAGTTGTATAAAGACTAAAGAAAAGAGATCAAATACACGATGGAGATCAAAGATTAAAgaacataaacaaataataataataaaaaattaacaatggTGTCCCGAAATTCAACCCATTAGGGCATCGAAACCCCCAAATGAGTCCAAAAAATACTCACATCTCACTCAATCACAGCTCACACACTCCACATTCAACAATCCTAGCTCACTtataaatatagatatatattatgTACGAATGTACAGAGACTTGTATAAACACAGTATGATAAGGTACTTATATACCCGCATAGTTTGAAAAAGCCAAAGGCAAAAAGGATGATAAGGTCAATGCAGAGAGTACCTTGAGGAAACGACCCCTTCTATTCTCGCCGACGTCGAAGTAGAAAACCTAAGAGAAagtagggagagagagagagagagagagagagagaaatctaTGTAAATACAATGAAAACGAAAAGAGAATAGGAATAGGAATACGACGATGGCACGCGTGGGTTGAAGCTTCGACAGCCTCTGAAGATCCCTAGCCGGCGCGTGTAGGGGAAGGTGGCAGTCGGGCTCCACAAAGAGGCAggcgagagagaaagagtgaaggagaggtctggtgggagaaagagaggagagagaacgatgaggaaaaagaagaaaagaaagagaaagagagatttGAATTATGAGAGAGAAGGAAATAATGACAGAGAAGGAGAGAGGATGATTTTGGACCGTGTGAAAAATTTTGGGGCTGGGGAAAATTAGGCGCCAAACTACAATAAGTCCCGCCTATATGCATATaaacttatatatattataactcttttttaaaagtgttaaaattttgtgttatggaaatgaGCTTTTGTTGTAGTGTCTCTAAAATCAACCCAAATCAATACCTAAGCCCAGAATTAAGCCTAGACTTTCCTTTCACACAACCTAGGTTCCATGAAAAATCCATAAAAAATCCCATAAGCTCAGCCAATATCcaaaattaaacttaaaatccAATTCACATGCAAACTTAAGATTCTAACATAATCAAGAAGAATTCAACAACAAGATTCAATTAAGGAACTTACCTCTACACTTAAATTAGTTCCTAAACTGATTTCCTAAGTTTTTTAAGCTTCCCAATTCTCCAGCCCAATTCTTCAAGGTTTCATCAATTTTTCAAGCACAATGAGAGAGGGGGAGAGAGTGAGTCTTCTTCTGTTTATTCCAGTGACTTCCCAAGACTACTTTGAACTATGAAATACCCCtaccaaaagaccaaactgccccttAAGCTTATCTTAAATCCTTAAGTGACccaagggcaattccgtcatttgtcaaatcccgctaattcctcaagtgttcctataaatccccgtttaatcctaacatgtccaaatcattactaaactactacctgttactcaataaattctgaacacatattacattcccaaaatacccttaggctcctcccgagccgggtatttggccccgttgtgactttctagctaaactgctccctaggactgtcttggatcgtgcatcacaaatatatcaccactcacacgtggtaacaatcacaatatacacaaatattatatttatgccctcaacgggctaaaattataaatatgcccctaataaccaaatggggcccacatgcatatttaatccacctaaacatgcatttctaatcacataattaacAAATTctcatattaacataattaaatcaattatttccctctagCCATGCTAATCAAgcccccaagccttattagcaaatttgggacgctacacacaccattcccttttctattttttctttgATAAAGTGTTTATCGACTTCCACATGTTTAGTGTGGTCATGAAGCACTGGATTGCGAGTAATTACGATTGCAACTTTGTTATCACGGTATAAGTTAATAGGAGATGATTGTAGAGACTTTAGTTCTTCCAATAATCTTCTTATCCATAAAATCTCACACATACCGTGAGCCACAGCCCTGAACTCAGCTTCAGCAATACTTCTTGCCACTACATTTTTCTTCTTGTTGCGCCATGTGACCAAGTTACCACCTACAAACATGCAGTAGCCATAGGTAGATCTTCGGTCTACTATGTTCCCAGCCCAATCAACATCTGTATAGGCTTCAATTTTCAAATGTCCACGAGCTTTGAACAAAAGACCTTTCCTAGGTGTTCCTTTTAGGTAGCTCAGAATCCCGTAGACAACATCAAAGTGCTCTGGTCTTGGTGAATGCATAAATTGGCTCACCATATCACTGAAAACGCTATATCAAGGCGTGTGtgagaaaaataaataagattTCCAACTAATCTCTGATAACCCTCCTAATCCTTCGCATGGACCACTTTTGTAGGTTTTAATTTGACAATGGATTCAGCTGGAGTTTCAGCAGGTTTGCAACCCATCATACCTGAGTCAAGTATATAATTACGCTGACTCACAAAAACACTTGCATTGGATCTTGCAAATTCTATCCCAAGAAAATATTTTAGAACCCCTAAGTCTTTAATTTCGATTTCTTCCCCAAGCTTTACTTTTAGTCTTTCTAATTCACAAGCATCATCCCCAGTTAGCACAATATCCTCTACATACACTATCAGGATAGCCACCTTTCCTTCTTTCGAATGTTTGTAGAACATAGTGTGATCAGCTTGACTTTGTATGTATCCATGAAGCTTCAGAACCTTACCAAACCTTTTGAACCACGCTCTAGGGGACTGCTTAAGGCCATACAAGGATGTCTTCAGTTTGCAAACGttcccaaaatcaaagtttttTCTCAAAGCCTAGTGGAGGACTCATATACACTTCTTCTTCAAGATCTCCATTAAGTAATGCATTCTTCACATCTAGTTGGTATAAATGCCCATTAGAATTGACTGCCAGTGACAATAGAGTTAATTTTTGCTACATGAGCAAATGTCTCTTGATAGTCTATGCCATAGGTTTAAGGGAAACATTTTGTCACAAGCCTAGCTTTGTATCTTTCAACACTTCCATCAGCTTTGCTTTTATTGTAAACACTCATTTACaaccaacaatttttttttcctttggtAACTCGACAATCTCCCAAGTTCCATTCCATTTTAAAGCATTCATTTCCTCAAACACTGCTGTTTTCCAACTTGGTTCACCCAATGCTTCCTGTATGTTTCTAGGCACAACAAGTTCTGAAATATTAGTAGTAAATGCTCTATATGTTTCGGATAGATTGTTGTATGAGATGTGTTTGGCAATAGTATATCTAGTACAAGCACATGTTCCTTTCCAAAGAGTAAAGGGAAGATCATCTAGTTTATATATTCTTGGAGCTGAATTTAGAGTGGTTTTGGTAGTAGATTTAGGCTTAACAGAACTCAGATTCGAATCTAATTGTGAAGTAGGCAGAGTAATATTTGAAGATAAATTAGGAGTAGGAATAGAAGAAGTATTACCTGGAGTACTTGAAGGACCATCAATCAGGGCTTCTGTTTGACCTTGTGCAAGGATGATTAGAGGATCTTTATTTCTTTCAAAGATATTTTTTCTTGAATAAACCACATGCTCAAGATTGTTACGAATTTTAATTAATTGTAGCATTTCTTTTTCTGACAAACAAAGGTCAGATTCGGAATCAGCAAGCTGGGTTTAAGTTTTTCTTATTGAAACATCTTATCAGTCTGCTCCTATGCCCATCTTATCAGCAAGCTGAGACATTAGGAATACCAGGTGAGTTCGAGTTGGTTTTCAATATTGCGTGAAGATGATCTATCTTCTCCTTAGTGAAGGGGTTGGTTTCGACCTCATTGGCAATAGGAGTAGGCTTGCCTGATCTCTCCGCTTTGCTATTCCTATTTGGAGGTTTCCCATGGATTTTCCAACATGTTTCTCTGGTATGGCGCGATTTGTTACAAAAGTCACACCAAACCCAGGGTTTCTCATCAGATTTCTGCGGATATGTGTTTCTGCTATAGCCTCCTCCCGTAGTAGCCAGGGTCAAACCCTCAACAGCAACTCCTTGGATTTTTTTTGCTAACATAACACTCCTTTGGCTTTCTTCTCTTCTTACTTCTCAAATACCTCACTAATAGGAGGCAAAGGTTGTCGTCCAATAATTCTCCCCCTTACCTCATCAAACTCCACATTCAGTCCAGCCATAAACTTGTAGATTTGAGTGTTCataattgttttctttttgtgTTTCCCATCATCAGCAGATTTCCATTCATAGGTATCGAAGAGGTCCAAGTCTTGCCAGATTCGTTTCCACGAGTTGAAATAATGACTATGTCCTGACCTTGTCTTATGTCACCAAGTTTGAGAGTCAACTTAAATATCTGAGATTGATTCTCCAAATCAGAGTACATCTAAGTTACATTTGCCCAAAGTTCCTTTGTTGAAGGATAGAACATATAGTTGGAGCTGATCTCTTCTTCCATGGAATTCACAAGCCATGCCATGACTAAGGGTgtgcacggtgtggtttgggcggtttgaacactttttaatacactaCGCCACAAGTGCGGTGTAGTAGTTAGAACACACCTTGCggtgtgatttggttgcaccAAACTGATCAAACCAGACCATgttttgcggtgtggtttgggcggttttccacAGTTTAAGTGTGTTAGAAAATAtgtcataacaaaatttaaaattaaaaaaaatactaaatccttagttTATAACAAATCCTGAT from the Humulus lupulus chromosome X, drHumLupu1.1, whole genome shotgun sequence genome contains:
- the LOC133803249 gene encoding uncharacterized protein LOC133803249, which codes for MDNSQKHEEEQQSGGSCKESSSQLVSFSLSHANIPLPPTLELKDSSEMDMSDVQKNLKCLYEYNVMLREKFLSVQSMLHELATKSLPPANDDIPNTSKFFKQVFMIGLLLAPLDPQGIAFYLELVKHMRLFHKVLNFLQMCLRLVSQHLLRWL